The genomic stretch CCTGAAtgaaagtaagtaaaataaattattttttgtttagtgtCTGTAAAGGTATATTTTACACAAACATGCTCGTAAATATTCTGTTAACgttgcaatatttatttataatcgtCAATAATATCATTGTGAAAtcgataattattatctatcactacatagtataaaacgaagtcgctttctctgtccctatgtccatttgtatgcttaaatctttaaaactgattttgttgcagtttttttaatagatagagtgattcaagaggaagttttatatgtattataaatgcataatatatcacattgcacccatgcaaagctggggtaGGACACTAGTTATTCTATAAAAAGTGTAACAACCAACTAATGAATGTTTTGAACTTATAACTAAACTTCCTGATGTTCAGCATCAGGAAGTTTTCTTACCTCTCAAAATAATTGCACTTCGCATCAAGATCTACCATGAAATCGATCAGGGAAATAGCGGCTGGTCGCTTGCAGCGCTCCTCAGCAAACGTTTCGAAAAATGTCTTTCCCGAAGATGCAGATGGTGCTTCCTGTTAATAGACagatatattataaatacaagtaTGTTTAAACTTATGGGACAAAGTGTAAGTTGGTATTTGTAGAAACACttcgttcaaaagtgccttcttggtctacttgaaataaataattttgactttgactttgtagaTTGAAATTGTGAAACGGATTTAAAGTATTTCTTAATTACGAAAACGAGGTTTAAGGTACTAACCAAACAAAGTGTGCATTCTAAGAAGACTTGAAAAAGGTatatctgtatgtttgtttatgaaaatgaaatagaaGTTCATTTGCCGTTCTCTTAgtgcattaatatttatatcgatatttaaacacatagCTATAGAAGTTAGATAAGTATTGTCTTTTAATATACCAACAAAGGTATTGTTTCATTAATCAATAACACATTTAACTTATGATAGGTCAATGATGCTGATATAAGAAGTGGAAACAGTcggcatttatttttatgagaatgACTGAACTATGAACCAgaacaaaacaagaaaagattaatgaacttaaaattgtacattttttttttttattaaagtatctATGTTGTGTGATTCAGATCATGCGCAGATTCTAACATTTAAGAATGTTTTTTATGTGATAGGACAAATAAAGCAAGTGAACCATTTAATGGCAATTGACCAACATCGCTCAAGATAACACTAAGAAGTTTTGTGGAACTTGAGtcattaatgttataataattattagaaggtggtgaaacagacgCTGAAAATGATGCTCACGATGAAAGAATATCTACCAACCTgcagtttattaaaaacaactgACACCACTTTTCCACTCGCGATTTCAACGGCCACCAATGATAGTCCGTCTAACACTGCATCTACGCAAAGTTCTATTAACTCTTCTCCGGCTTCCGGATCTTTGTCTATTCCAGCACCAATACTAACGGCTTCATCTTGGAAGAAATCTTCTCTTACTACCTGTCAACGATAAAATAAACGTAAGAAAAttatctttctctttctctctctctctccgcCCTTTCTCTCCGCCCTTTCTCTCTGTCATTTTTCCTCtatttttctctctctctctctctctctctctctctctcactctttGCTCTCTGTCTCTTTATCTCCCCCTTTCACTCTCTGTCTTTTTCTCTTCTCTTTCTCGCTTCAGTCCATCTAGATAGTGAACGTCTACGAGATCATTTGACCTGGGTGTTAGTCCTAACGACAATCAGTTTTTTCCAGACTTTCATCATCTCTGCGCACTATGTGGCCGAAATAGGATAGAATGTGTCGTCGTTTTACGGCATATGGTCGACAAGCGGATGTTTATTTTAGGCTGACTCAATATAGACGCATTGGTGCATATTGTAAAAGGCACATATATTTTGCTCTCATGACagatattttttccttattaaCTAATCATTCcgatgtatattttattgctttattaaaattcaatcaaagattttataaatgatccttatattttaattattaacagATATTGTATGTGTTTTATACTTACATTCAGAGCACCTTCTAACGTAGCAGGACTCATGGACTCGATCCTGTATTTACCTAAAATGAAAATCAATGtgtagcaaaatatttttattccatttattaATAGCGATAATTTAATCTTTAGATATAATATTAGAACAGTAATGACTTGAGAACATACATAGACACTCGACATGGTAAAGGGATAATCTATCTACCTATAGCAACTGAAATAAGCAATCGGGTAAAACCCACATAAGTTCACGATAAAGTCCATTTTCCTCATAAGACCCTAACTAGATGCTAGCGGAATTTCTATgatcatcataattatgtatttgtacgGCTCTTATCTTTAAATCAAGCGCAGTATAATAGTTTTCCTTATCAATTACATATACCTATACAATTAATAAGTATATAGCAACCATAAAACAAGAGATATATTCacgctagtaatattttttttatattgattctTAAATTCGTGTAATTTTAtcgattattttctttaaaaaatactacaatataTCACATAAAAAGGTTTACAGTTCTCTCATTAGCTATATAACTAACTTTATCTAACGTACTGCAATTAAACTCAAGGCCATTCGTTACAGCGTAGTCTATAcgtttcatattatattacacaATTCCACAGAAATCATATTccacaacatttattttatttgtgttctcGTGTTAAATCCCTAAGACAAGCAAAAAATTtgtatacaataaatacatcatGCAtgcataaattattaaataataaattatctcattttattcctttaataataaaaaaaatatcacctaCCATCGTCCGTGGTCAGTAACTCCATTTTCAAAACACAGAGCCGGCAAAAATATcaagtattaaaataactacaaacaGGTGGTCTTGCGGTGACCGCGTCGAAGGACTGCGAATACTAACAAACATTTACTACCTACCTAGCTATGTatacatgtatatttattaCTCAGCTAAGCGAGTTCTTGTTTATGTTCACACACACATTCACAGTTTCATTCAAGATGATATTATTAACTCGTCTCTTATATGTGTAGCCAAACTTCATACCCTACCAAAGATAAAAGGGTCAATGTACTTTgcaatcaatttttattttgtttgttatatttacGATACATGATAGTAATATTTGGTCCTACAGTTATAGCCACTAACAGACGTATATACATGCAGATCTGCTAATTATTTAATGGCTACCTACACGCCCCGCGCGTTTGTGTGTTCTTTTTAAAaagttctttttaaaaaacgttgccccacattaggattttctcctgtgtcgtggatgcgtttacaaacatacaagttcacatacacatgacacccagacccgaaacaacaatttgtggatcacacaaagagttgctccgtgggggaatcgaacccactacccgttgcgcggcagtcagttgcccagccaccgcaccaaccgtgcagtcaaagtgtGTGAAGCGAAAAGATCATTGTAAGCATATTTGTTTAAAgtgacacatttttatttagtagtggacgtcttcttaattgaaaatatttattactagcttttgcccgcgacttcgttcgcgtggaatagtgacttccggcaaatttttggttttaaccacatagttcccgatctcgcgggatctcttcaaaaatgagatgtggaagatattccagggaactcttcaaaaatcaacataatgagctctgcgtttgaatttaatagatgtatactcacttagggcattgaaaaaatagtttaaaaacggacttaaactaacttaaaactaaagaaagctacgaattacgaatttataacaattaaaaaagaaactatattacaacctatcctctatgctataataaccaagcttaaactaaataatttaaaagaaacgacttaaatctaatctaattaatttataaattagacttacaattttattaaaaaaactaactacagtaactactaataatcgatatcaaactaaacctacgttaaatagtttaaccaaaaaaccaggaaaacccaacaaataaacttattaattgacaaatacaacgaaaccaatttagaatatacgaaacagcaggaccactacagacaaataatcatacgactgataatacactttttctacgatagtaccgaagcgctcggccgatacccaaccaaatgaatgtaacgaaaccatagcgcgatctatttcgatcccaacgccatctatcgaggataaagacaacttggattatttatttatactccgttcgggcattttctttgtactaaaagtttaattatattgatattatttttttcatacctttttactatttatttacttttttcgatgaattaaaacaataacatgaaccgaagtcgtgtaacgatcgacatagaattatctatactccgttagagcattttctttgtactaaatgttttattatattgatattatttttttcatacctttttactatttatttactttttttcgatgaattaaaacaataacatgaaccgaagtcgtgtaacgatcgacatagaattatctatactccgttagagcattttctttgtactaaatgttttattatattgatattatttttttcatacctttttactatttatttactttttttcgatgaattaaaacaataacatgaaccgaagtcgtgtaacgatcgacatagaattatttataaataatttatttcttatttttattttttgatttttgaaataaaaatatatctatgtcctttctaaggttctaaactatatctgtaccaaatttcaaccaaatccgtcaaatagttgcggagattaatggtataagcatagaatgttcgacgtgattctttaatttgacataacttttttatttataaaccgattgacatgaaacaaacactaaatgtaaatttaagcatcccacaatatattcgtgaaaaccgcatccaactcggatcagccgttactgagattagcgcgcacagacgaacagacaaacagacaaacagacaaacagacaaacagacaaacagacaaaaaaaagttaattacattttgtatagatcttctatctatacatataataaaatcgtagaaaagtgctgtctgtacattgaaaataaaaattaaaaaaatagcaagggttattgttatgtcgatgtcgaacccaaaaatgtaattaactttttttttgtctgtttgtctgtttgtctgtttgtctgttcgtctgtgcgcgctaatctcagtaacggctgatccgagttggatgcggttttcacgaatatattgtgggatgcttaaatttacatttaatgtttgtttcatgtcaatcggtttataaataaaaaagttatgtcaaattaaagaatcacgtcgaacattctatgcttaaaccattaatctccgcaaatatttgacggatttggttgaaatttggtacagatatagtttagaaccttagaaaggacatagatatatttttatttcaaaaatcaaaaaataaaaataagaaataaattatttataaataattctatgtcgatcgttacacgacttcggttcatgttattgttttaattcatcgaaaaaagtaaataaatagtaaaaaggtatgaaaaaaataatatcaatataattaaacttttagtacaaagaaaatgcccgaacggagtataaataaataatccaagttgtctttatcctcgatagatcgaacattcatttggttgggtatcggccgagcgcttcggtactatcgtagaaaaagtgtattatcagtcgtatgattatttgtctgtagtggtcctgctgtttcgtatattctaaattggtttcgttgtatttgtcaattaataagtttatttgttgggttttcctggttttttggttaaactatttaacgtaggtttagtttgatatcgattattagtagttactgtagttagtttttttaataaaattgtaagtctaatttataaattaattagattagatttaagtcgtttcttttaaattatttagtttaagcttggttattatagcatagaggataggttgtaatatagtttcttt from Spodoptera frugiperda isolate SF20-4 chromosome 4, AGI-APGP_CSIRO_Sfru_2.0, whole genome shotgun sequence encodes the following:
- the LOC118272704 gene encoding uncharacterized protein LOC118272704 produces the protein MELLTTDDGKYRIESMSPATLEGALNVVREDFFQDEAVSIGAGIDKDPEAGEELIELCVDAVLDGLSLVAVEIASGKVVSVVFNKLQEAPSASSGKTFFETFAEERCKRPAAISLIDFMVDLDAKCNYFERYGVDCLCELMFLGTLREHRRKGLAKLLCKTSVEQAKKLKDKPATPLTIEDLGPKYAFMKPRKPVTRVPQLCTGLWSAVGSKKIGKDLGFEVLLVVSLKDYSFEGIPYSDRVGVVTTCEGAALKI